Proteins encoded within one genomic window of Saccharopolyspora pogona:
- a CDS encoding trans-aconitate 2-methyltransferase produces MWDPQKYLSFSDQRDRPAHDLLARVGATGARRVVDLGCGAGNLTSLLTDRWPEAAVEATDLSPEMVAVAQVRGVAARQEDVRDWKPLPDTDVVLCNAVLQWVPEHLELLQSWLPQLPAGAWFAFQVPGNFESPSYVAIRELVAESRWRDRVGEVLRSDAVLSPIGYANALADLGAEVDAWETTYVHALSGADPVLEWVTGTALRPVRAALDDAEWAEFRAELAPRLVAAYPRLPDGTTWFPFRRIFVVAHRR; encoded by the coding sequence GTGTGGGACCCGCAGAAGTACCTGTCGTTCAGTGACCAGCGCGACCGCCCGGCCCACGACCTGCTGGCCAGGGTCGGTGCGACCGGGGCCCGCCGGGTCGTGGATCTCGGCTGCGGCGCGGGGAACCTGACCTCGCTGCTGACCGATCGGTGGCCAGAGGCGGCGGTCGAGGCCACGGACTTGTCGCCGGAGATGGTCGCGGTAGCCCAGGTTCGCGGGGTGGCCGCGAGGCAAGAGGACGTCCGGGACTGGAAACCGTTGCCGGACACCGATGTCGTGCTGTGCAACGCGGTCCTGCAATGGGTGCCGGAGCACCTGGAGCTGCTGCAGAGCTGGCTGCCCCAGCTGCCCGCCGGGGCATGGTTCGCCTTCCAGGTGCCGGGCAACTTCGAATCACCGTCCTACGTGGCGATCCGGGAACTGGTCGCGGAGTCGCGCTGGCGGGACCGGGTTGGCGAGGTGCTGCGATCCGACGCGGTGCTGTCGCCGATCGGCTACGCGAACGCGCTCGCCGACCTCGGCGCGGAGGTGGACGCCTGGGAGACGACGTACGTCCACGCGCTGAGCGGCGCCGACCCGGTGCTGGAGTGGGTCACGGGCACGGCGCTGCGCCCGGTCCGGGCGGCACTGGACGACGCGGAGTGGGCGGAATTCCGCGCGGAGCTGGCACCTCGCCTGGTGGCGGCGTACCCGCGACTACCCGACGGTACGACCTGGTTCCCGTTCCGCCGCATCTTCGTTGTGGCCCATCGCCGCTGA